The following are encoded together in the Salvelinus alpinus chromosome 29, SLU_Salpinus.1, whole genome shotgun sequence genome:
- the LOC139558544 gene encoding relaxin-3 receptor 1-like, with product MSEADFQRLELFNTTLCRYREDPSCNHSHLNFHDTSMVYDLDFPGDGSPWLRTIISVVYCTVAIVGLLGNLLVLHLLCSTRTIFKSTINFFVFNLALADLLLSLVLSFWAVDIALDYSWPFGLTMCKAVSLLTGLNVYASCFFLTAMSLTRYCSVATALKPAAPLGRKLCDSRVTTALIWAGALVFALPRALFADLNRVGMSSDTACLLRFPKGTNWLAVNHLLRLLFGFLLPYFIMTLSYLLMLRFLCRHKLNGVNPRRQAHVSKSVAVVVLSFCTCWFPYNVLTLWSSLIQLDLTEISPSYYFVQTYLFPLANCLAFTSSCLNPVIYCLIRREYRKALRSLVLKSSLAIASKDCLSAVKSNEGQNRDGQLGIPLNNMESQTAQSYTKRSALPSTTLSLAPSPKSLCPLNELT from the coding sequence ATGTCTGAGGCTGACTTCCAGAGACTTGAGCTCTTTAACACGACCCTGTGCAGATATCGTGAGGACCCGTCCTGTAACCATTCCCACCTGAACTTCCATGACACCAGCATGGTATACGATCTGGACTTCCCTGGCGATGGCTCCCCCTGGCTGCGCACCATCATCTCTGTGGTTTACTGCACCGTGGCCATCGTCGGACTGCTGGGCAACCTCCTGGTGCTGCACCTTCTCTGCTCCACCCGGACCATCTTCAAGAGTACCATCAACTTCTTTGTGTTCAACCTGGCCCTGGCTGACTTGCTGCTCTCCCTGGTGCTGTCGTTCTGGGCAGTAGACATCGCCCTGGACTACAGCTGGCCTTTTGGTTTGACCATGTGCAAGGCCGTGTCCCTCCTGACAGGACTCAACGTCTACGCCAGTTGCTTCTTCCTGACCGCCATGAGCTTGACCCGCTACTGTTCGGTGGCTACAGCGCTCAAGCCCGCTGCACCACTCGGCCGCAAGCTTTGTGATTCCCGGGTGACCACCGCACTTATATGGGCCGGGGCACTGGTGTTTGCTTTACCGCGAGCCCTGTTCGCCGATCTCAACAGAGTAGGCATGTCCAGTGACACTGCATGCCTGCTCAGATTCCCTAAAGGTACGAATTGGCTGGCTGTCAACCACCTCCTGAGGCTTCTGTTTGGCTTTCTGTTGCCCTACTTCATCATGACCCTCTCCTACCTACTCATGCTGCGATTCCTCTGCCGGCACAAGCTGAACGGGGTCAACCCACGGCGACAGGCTCATGTCTCCAAATCCGTGGCAGTTGTGGTGCTTTCCTTCTGTACCTGCTGGTTCCCGTATAATGTGCTAACTCTCTGGAGTTCCCTGATCCAACTGGACCTCACAGAAATCAGTCCCTCCTACTACTTTGTCCAGACCTACCTCTTCCCCCTGGCAAACTGCCTGGCCTTTACAAGTAGCTGCCTCAACCCTGTCATCTACTGCCTCATTCGCAGGGAGTACCGCAAGGCCCTGCGTAGCCTGGTCTTGAAGTCAAGTCTGGCAATTGCTTCCAAGGACTGCCTCTCGGCAGTCAAGTCCAACGAGGGCCAGAACCGCGACGGGCAGCTGGGCATCCCGCTCAACAACATGGAGAGCCAAACGGCCCAGTCTTACACCAAGAGGTCAGCACTGCCTTCTACCACTCTATCGCTGGCTCCCAGTCCCAAGAGCCTCTGTCCTCTCAATGAGCTCACCTGA